The Trichosurus vulpecula isolate mTriVul1 chromosome 4, mTriVul1.pri, whole genome shotgun sequence genome contains a region encoding:
- the LOC118845781 gene encoding probable E3 ubiquitin-protein ligase TRIML1 isoform X2, with protein sequence MDTRNLIENLKADLTCSICLAYFTDPVTVKCGHSFCTECLLQCREGANETLTCPECRGVIKYSDLVPNKNLQNLSITGKTLRPHLLQSMVGLTTCNQHGGKEKFFCEEDQRLLCDSCLLAPEHKNHHVLPLETAANKCKDKLQDICTILQKKEEEFKTALDKVRRRKTRCKEDTYTLKQSVTSEYGKMHQFLWDEEYQYLQRLDEESRDNLIKLEESKAKLSQQIQKLQRMILEVEENLNKMPLEMLQDMMGTLKKNEELLLQEPELASPCLTSCPITGLRQVLMSFQRDITLDPQSANPHLILSEDLKKVQYASVPQDLPDNEERFDYVLAVLGAQTFTSGKHYWEVEVGDKTEWELGICKDSVSRKGKLSSSSEDVRTLCTSGNCFFLVNSQNGFQLRQPIPKVGIFLDYEKGHIAFYDVTDISLIYSPSNIVFEGPIRPYFSFGIPNEENTPGSLIICPRSNQ encoded by the coding sequence ATGGATACAAGAAACTTAATTGAAAACCTCAAGGCGGATCTCACTTGCTCCATTTGCCTGGCCTACTTCACTGACCCAGTGACTGTCAAATGTGGCCATAGCTTTTGCACAGAGTGTCTTCTCCAGTGCAGGGAGGGAGCCAATGAAACCTTAACCTGCCCAGAGTGCAGAGGAGTCATCAAATACAGTGACTTGGTGCCCAACAAGAACCTGCAGAATCTGTCCATCACTGGCAAAACACTCAGACCTCATTTGCTGCAGAGCATGGTAGGCCTGACCACCTGTAATCAACATGGGGGAAAAGAGAAGTTCTTCTGTGAGGAAGACCAGAGACTCCTCTGTGATTCCTGTTTATTAGCCCCAGAGCACAAGAATCATCATGTCCTTCCCTTGGAAACAGCTGCTAACAAGTGCAAAGACAAGCTCCAGGACATATGTACTATCttacagaaaaaagaagaggaatttaAAACTGCATTGGACAAAGTGAGGAGGAGAAAGACACGCTGTAAGGAGGATACCTACACTTTGAAACAATCCGTTACTTCTGAATATGGGAAAATGCACCAGTTCTTATGGGATGAAGAATATCAATACTTGCAAAGACTAGATGAGGAATCCAGAGACAATCTGATCAAACTGGAGGAGAGCAAGGCCAAGTTGTCCCAACAAATCCAGAAACTGCAGCGAATGATTTTGGAAGTAGAAGAGAATCTGAACAAGATGCCCTTGGAAATGCTGCAGGATATGATGGGCACtttgaagaagaatgaggagcTGCTACTTCAAGAACCAGAGCTTGCTTCCCCGTGCTTGACTTCCTGCCCCATCACAGGCTTGAGACAAGTGCTCATGAGTTTCCAGAGAGATATAACTCTTGATCCTCAATCAGCCAATCCTCATCTCATCCTGTCTGAAGATTTGAAGAAGGTCCAGTATGCAAGTGTTCCTCAGGACCTGCCAGACAATGAAGAGAGATTTGACTATGTTCTTGCTGTTTTGGGGGCCCAGACCTTCACCTCAGGCAAACACTATTGGGAAGTAGAGGTGGGAGACAAGACAGAGTGGGAATTGGGCATCTGTAAAGATTCAGTCAGCAGAAAGGGGAAACTCTCCTCCTCATCTGAGGATGTAAGGACCCTTTGCACATCTGGAAATTGTTTCTTCCTTGTGAATTCACAAAATGGCTTCCAACTGAGGCAGCCTATCCCCAAAGTAGGCATTTTTCTTGATTATGAAAAGGGACATATAGCATTTTATGATGTCACAGACATATCCCTTATCTACAGTCCCTCAAACATAGTCTTTGAAGGGCCTATTCGCCCTTACTTCTCTTTTGGCATTCCTAATGAAGAAAATACCCCTGGATCACTCATTATTTGCCCCAGAAGTAATCAATAG
- the LOC118845781 gene encoding probable E3 ubiquitin-protein ligase TRIML1 isoform X1 codes for MTENLGIQDRQYPARPKKKSRGRTSIIYPERNITEGRNQKPTNMDTRNLIENLKADLTCSICLAYFTDPVTVKCGHSFCTECLLQCREGANETLTCPECRGVIKYSDLVPNKNLQNLSITGKTLRPHLLQSMVGLTTCNQHGGKEKFFCEEDQRLLCDSCLLAPEHKNHHVLPLETAANKCKDKLQDICTILQKKEEEFKTALDKVRRRKTRCKEDTYTLKQSVTSEYGKMHQFLWDEEYQYLQRLDEESRDNLIKLEESKAKLSQQIQKLQRMILEVEENLNKMPLEMLQDMMGTLKKNEELLLQEPELASPCLTSCPITGLRQVLMSFQRDITLDPQSANPHLILSEDLKKVQYASVPQDLPDNEERFDYVLAVLGAQTFTSGKHYWEVEVGDKTEWELGICKDSVSRKGKLSSSSEDVRTLCTSGNCFFLVNSQNGFQLRQPIPKVGIFLDYEKGHIAFYDVTDISLIYSPSNIVFEGPIRPYFSFGIPNEENTPGSLIICPRSNQ; via the coding sequence AAGTCAAGGGGAAGAACTAGCATTATTTATCCCGAGAGGAATATCACAGAAGGAAGGAATCAGAAGCCTACAAACATGGATACAAGAAACTTAATTGAAAACCTCAAGGCGGATCTCACTTGCTCCATTTGCCTGGCCTACTTCACTGACCCAGTGACTGTCAAATGTGGCCATAGCTTTTGCACAGAGTGTCTTCTCCAGTGCAGGGAGGGAGCCAATGAAACCTTAACCTGCCCAGAGTGCAGAGGAGTCATCAAATACAGTGACTTGGTGCCCAACAAGAACCTGCAGAATCTGTCCATCACTGGCAAAACACTCAGACCTCATTTGCTGCAGAGCATGGTAGGCCTGACCACCTGTAATCAACATGGGGGAAAAGAGAAGTTCTTCTGTGAGGAAGACCAGAGACTCCTCTGTGATTCCTGTTTATTAGCCCCAGAGCACAAGAATCATCATGTCCTTCCCTTGGAAACAGCTGCTAACAAGTGCAAAGACAAGCTCCAGGACATATGTACTATCttacagaaaaaagaagaggaatttaAAACTGCATTGGACAAAGTGAGGAGGAGAAAGACACGCTGTAAGGAGGATACCTACACTTTGAAACAATCCGTTACTTCTGAATATGGGAAAATGCACCAGTTCTTATGGGATGAAGAATATCAATACTTGCAAAGACTAGATGAGGAATCCAGAGACAATCTGATCAAACTGGAGGAGAGCAAGGCCAAGTTGTCCCAACAAATCCAGAAACTGCAGCGAATGATTTTGGAAGTAGAAGAGAATCTGAACAAGATGCCCTTGGAAATGCTGCAGGATATGATGGGCACtttgaagaagaatgaggagcTGCTACTTCAAGAACCAGAGCTTGCTTCCCCGTGCTTGACTTCCTGCCCCATCACAGGCTTGAGACAAGTGCTCATGAGTTTCCAGAGAGATATAACTCTTGATCCTCAATCAGCCAATCCTCATCTCATCCTGTCTGAAGATTTGAAGAAGGTCCAGTATGCAAGTGTTCCTCAGGACCTGCCAGACAATGAAGAGAGATTTGACTATGTTCTTGCTGTTTTGGGGGCCCAGACCTTCACCTCAGGCAAACACTATTGGGAAGTAGAGGTGGGAGACAAGACAGAGTGGGAATTGGGCATCTGTAAAGATTCAGTCAGCAGAAAGGGGAAACTCTCCTCCTCATCTGAGGATGTAAGGACCCTTTGCACATCTGGAAATTGTTTCTTCCTTGTGAATTCACAAAATGGCTTCCAACTGAGGCAGCCTATCCCCAAAGTAGGCATTTTTCTTGATTATGAAAAGGGACATATAGCATTTTATGATGTCACAGACATATCCCTTATCTACAGTCCCTCAAACATAGTCTTTGAAGGGCCTATTCGCCCTTACTTCTCTTTTGGCATTCCTAATGAAGAAAATACCCCTGGATCACTCATTATTTGCCCCAGAAGTAATCAATAG